The Pricia mediterranea genome includes a window with the following:
- a CDS encoding S8 family serine peptidase — translation MTAKKKKVESPKVPKEIFAQVSPKSIGGRSLFEVGNFATSDNIQNYLSEKEVILKAVEALKSAGFNVLQITNTTINISGSESDYKKAFGQEIIAAERESIKSGSEKEMVTYLDTSQTDTTGLIIPKSGKMADYIEGVAIETPYYPFAPNYLPPTKEYWHLNVPGDVSVGCNADKAHRAAVTGKGVHVAMVDTGFYKHPFFAQRGYRVKPVTLAPGTLNPLTDDSGHGTGESANIFATAPDCTLTPVKWNFVNSTAAFNHAVSLDPDIITCSWGSHRPNSISAAEQTLAAAIALAVSRGIIVVFAAGNGHWGFPGQHPDVISAGGVYLDPNMNLRASNYSSGFDSNVYPGRRVPDVCGLVGQTPGAKYIMLPVQEGCDIDTDGAGGSHPSKDETGANDGWAAFSGTSAAAPQLAGVAALIKQACSRLSPSQVRDMMKTTAIDVTTGTSSTGTSSTTGPDNSTGHGLVDAYRAVLKAKLRCRFTVPPIVPPVVVVPPVVPPVVPPVVPPVLPPVAPPVVPVIPPIGPVITSEDVSEGMRENSGTFSTENTKILMTEEEMDEAMRMVDDDQIDLDELM, via the coding sequence ATGACTGCAAAAAAGAAGAAGGTGGAATCACCTAAAGTACCCAAGGAGATATTTGCCCAGGTATCCCCAAAATCCATTGGAGGCCGATCCCTTTTTGAAGTGGGCAATTTCGCGACATCGGATAACATCCAAAATTATTTGTCGGAAAAAGAAGTAATCTTAAAAGCCGTGGAAGCTCTTAAAAGTGCCGGTTTTAACGTATTGCAGATTACCAATACCACGATCAACATATCGGGATCTGAATCGGACTACAAAAAGGCCTTCGGCCAAGAGATAATCGCGGCGGAACGGGAGTCTATCAAATCAGGTTCCGAAAAGGAAATGGTTACCTATTTGGATACGAGCCAAACCGATACGACCGGATTGATCATTCCCAAATCGGGTAAAATGGCCGATTACATCGAGGGGGTTGCCATTGAGACCCCGTATTATCCCTTCGCCCCCAATTACTTGCCACCGACCAAGGAGTATTGGCATCTGAACGTTCCCGGTGACGTTTCGGTCGGATGCAATGCGGATAAGGCCCACCGGGCGGCCGTTACGGGCAAGGGGGTTCATGTTGCCATGGTGGACACCGGATTTTACAAACACCCATTTTTTGCCCAACGGGGGTATCGCGTGAAACCGGTCACCCTGGCCCCAGGCACGCTGAATCCCCTGACCGATGACAGTGGACACGGAACGGGCGAATCGGCCAATATTTTTGCAACGGCGCCAGATTGTACATTGACGCCCGTAAAATGGAATTTCGTAAACTCGACCGCGGCCTTCAACCACGCCGTAAGCCTTGACCCCGATATTATTACATGTAGTTGGGGGTCGCACAGGCCCAATTCCATAAGTGCCGCGGAACAGACCTTGGCTGCGGCCATCGCGCTCGCCGTTTCAAGAGGCATTATTGTCGTGTTCGCAGCAGGTAACGGTCACTGGGGCTTTCCCGGGCAGCATCCCGACGTTATTTCGGCCGGCGGGGTGTACCTGGACCCGAACATGAACTTGAGGGCATCGAACTATTCCAGCGGTTTCGATTCCAACGTTTATCCGGGACGAAGGGTCCCCGACGTATGCGGTCTAGTAGGTCAGACCCCGGGGGCGAAATATATTATGCTGCCCGTACAGGAAGGATGCGATATCGATACGGACGGAGCGGGCGGATCCCACCCGAGCAAGGACGAAACCGGGGCCAACGACGGATGGGCCGCATTTAGCGGCACCTCGGCAGCCGCCCCTCAATTGGCCGGGGTGGCCGCCCTGATCAAACAGGCCTGTAGCCGACTGAGTCCCTCGCAAGTGCGTGATATGATGAAAACCACGGCAATCGATGTTACCACCGGAACCAGTAGTACCGGGACCTCATCGACCACCGGCCCCGATAACTCTACGGGACATGGACTGGTCGACGCCTATCGGGCGGTTTTGAAGGCGAAATTGCGCTGCAGATTCACCGTGCCGCCGATTGTTCCTCCTGTCGTAGTGGTTCCACCAGTGGTTCCGCCGGTCGTTCCACCCGTTGTCCCGCCCGTTTTGCCACCGGTAGCACCTCCTGTCGTGCCGGTTATACCACCTATAGGTCCGGTAATCACTTCGGAGGATGTCAGCGAAGGAATGCGGGAGAATAGTGGTACCTTTAGTACCGAGAACACCAAAATTCTGATGACCGAGGAAGAAATGGACGAAGCCATGAGAATGGTCGATGACGATCAGATAGATTTGGATGAATTAATGTAA
- a CDS encoding DUF5686 family protein — MKKTAVLLLFFLTGLVHAQTKVGGLVIDESGETVPFANVLFKDSQEGTITNDDGRFYMESDNTYSTLVVSFIGYETQEIPLEQKVNYDMEITLAEASEQLNEVVLIAGEQPKKNNPAIDILRKIWKNKRENGLRMFDQYKYDKYEKVEFDLNTIDSSVINSRVFKGLEFMFEDLDTSRITGKTYLPIFLNEKFSKVFGDNVMGVEKEDVLGSKNSGFENNQAITAFIQDMYAEYDVYNNYIKFFDKSFTSPLSRTGIDVYNYALRDTAFIDNKWCYNIVYYPRRKNELTFKGDFWVNDTTYAIKKINLQVTKSANLNWVKDVYIEQDFDVLNDSVFLLTRDYMLTDFSYSKKEKSRGIYGKRTTVYDRHEFDRERGRDFYRTKSNPFDPIVLNRDSTFWDNNRLESLNKDEKGVYSLLDTLKTVPKFKSYYNLVSILGSGYVEVDKWNIDIGDVYSVFGYNDAEGIRLRGGARTYFGQNDLWRLEGYMAYGFKDKKGKYGISGKWLVDKKTRLIISGGNRRDIEQLGLNLTATNDVLGRSIASSSVFTVGSNDRLTNINLSTFNVEMEPLTNFRIRIGNSFRTLSSALPEAFSLEYIDPDAPGGISSEIHQFDVHTTLIYTPGKRTIGFGVERSDINDDYSTLLLNYTRGLEGFLESDFNYSKLQFSYSQPWQLGGFGRLLSTVEVGKTFGEVPLGLLNVIPGNQTLFSIYNTFPNLDFYEFVTDTYASVHLEHNFNGRLFSRIPLLRKLDLREIIGLRGVWGELSDENIAMSAPTNIPLQAPNDKVYYEYSVGIGNIFKIFRIDFNFRGNYLEAPEARPFSVTGSFGLHF; from the coding sequence ATGAAAAAAACAGCTGTATTGCTTTTGTTTTTCTTGACGGGGCTCGTCCATGCCCAGACCAAGGTAGGCGGTCTTGTCATCGACGAATCCGGGGAAACGGTACCCTTCGCGAACGTACTCTTCAAAGATTCGCAGGAAGGTACGATTACGAATGATGACGGGCGATTTTATATGGAATCCGACAATACCTATTCCACCCTGGTCGTATCCTTTATTGGGTACGAAACCCAAGAAATTCCCTTGGAACAAAAGGTGAACTACGATATGGAAATCACCTTGGCCGAAGCGAGCGAGCAGTTAAATGAGGTCGTCTTGATTGCGGGCGAGCAACCGAAGAAAAACAACCCGGCCATCGACATCCTAAGAAAAATTTGGAAGAATAAGCGTGAGAACGGACTCCGTATGTTCGATCAGTATAAATACGATAAGTACGAAAAAGTGGAATTCGACCTGAATACCATCGACAGTTCGGTCATTAATAGCCGGGTTTTCAAGGGTTTGGAATTTATGTTCGAAGACCTTGATACCTCCCGCATTACCGGAAAGACCTATCTGCCGATTTTCCTGAACGAGAAATTCTCGAAGGTGTTCGGCGATAACGTGATGGGGGTCGAAAAAGAAGACGTACTGGGCAGTAAGAATTCCGGTTTCGAGAACAATCAGGCGATTACTGCCTTTATTCAAGATATGTATGCCGAATACGATGTCTACAACAACTACATCAAGTTTTTTGACAAAAGTTTTACGAGTCCCCTTTCCCGGACCGGCATCGACGTGTACAATTATGCCTTGCGCGATACGGCCTTTATCGACAACAAGTGGTGCTACAATATCGTGTACTACCCCAGACGTAAGAACGAGCTTACTTTTAAGGGCGATTTCTGGGTGAACGATACCACTTATGCCATTAAGAAAATCAACCTGCAGGTGACCAAAAGTGCCAACCTGAACTGGGTGAAAGACGTCTATATCGAACAGGATTTCGATGTGCTCAACGACAGCGTTTTTCTGTTGACAAGGGATTATATGCTGACGGATTTCAGCTATAGTAAAAAGGAAAAGTCCCGTGGGATATATGGAAAACGGACTACCGTTTACGACCGTCATGAGTTCGATCGGGAGCGGGGCAGGGATTTCTATAGAACGAAGAGCAATCCGTTCGACCCGATCGTTTTGAACCGTGACAGTACCTTTTGGGACAACAACCGCCTAGAATCGCTGAACAAGGACGAAAAAGGGGTGTATTCCCTCTTGGATACCTTGAAGACCGTGCCCAAATTCAAATCGTACTACAACCTGGTCAGTATTTTGGGTTCGGGCTATGTGGAAGTCGATAAATGGAATATTGATATCGGTGACGTTTACAGTGTCTTCGGCTATAACGATGCCGAGGGAATCCGCCTGCGGGGCGGGGCGCGTACTTATTTCGGACAGAACGATCTTTGGCGGCTTGAGGGCTATATGGCCTATGGCTTTAAGGATAAAAAGGGAAAATACGGTATCTCGGGAAAATGGCTGGTGGATAAAAAGACCCGGTTGATCATTTCTGGCGGCAATCGCCGTGATATCGAGCAATTAGGACTCAACCTGACCGCTACCAACGATGTGCTGGGGCGGAGTATCGCCTCTTCCTCCGTGTTCACTGTGGGGTCGAACGATCGTTTGACGAACATCAACCTGAGTACGTTCAACGTGGAGATGGAACCGCTGACCAATTTCCGGATACGGATCGGCAATTCGTTCCGTACACTTAGTTCGGCCCTGCCCGAGGCCTTCAGTCTTGAATACATCGATCCCGATGCCCCGGGCGGCATATCTTCCGAAATACATCAGTTCGATGTCCATACCACCCTGATCTATACGCCCGGCAAGCGCACCATCGGCTTCGGGGTCGAACGCAGCGATATTAACGACGACTACAGCACGCTGTTATTAAATTATACCCGTGGACTAGAGGGTTTTCTGGAAAGTGATTTCAATTATAGCAAACTGCAGTTTTCCTACAGCCAGCCTTGGCAGCTGGGCGGGTTCGGACGCTTGCTGAGTACGGTGGAAGTGGGCAAGACCTTCGGGGAGGTGCCGCTGGGCCTGCTCAACGTCATCCCGGGGAACCAGACCCTTTTTTCAATCTATAATACCTTCCCGAACCTCGATTTCTACGAGTTTGTGACCGATACCTACGCCTCCGTACATTTGGAGCATAATTTCAACGGGCGGCTATTTTCACGGATTCCCCTGCTACGGAAACTCGACTTACGGGAAATTATCGGCCTTAGAGGGGTCTGGGGCGAATTGTCCGATGAAAATATCGCTATGAGTGCCCCCACGAATATCCCGTTACAGGCTCCCAATGATAAGGTCTATTACGAGTATTCCGTCGGAATCGGCAATATTTTCAAGATATTCCGGATCGATTTTAACTTCAGGGGCAATTATTTGGAGGCTCCCGAAGCGCGGCCTTTTAGCGTGACCGGGTCATTCGGACTCCATTTCTAA